The proteins below are encoded in one region of Microbispora sp. NBC_01189:
- the dnaK gene encoding molecular chaperone DnaK: MARAVGIDLGTTNSVVSILEGGEPTVIANAQGSRTTPSVVAFAKNGEVLVGEVAKRQAVTNVDRTIRSVKREMGTNWTVEIDGKKFTPQQISAFVLQKLKQDAEAYLGEKITDAVITVPAYFNDSQRQATKEAGQIAGLNVLRIINEPTSAALAYGLDKEKDQTILVFDLGGGTFDVSLLDVGQEDGHGFVEVKATSGDNHLGGDDWDQRVVDELVTRFKNAHGVDLAKDKMALQRLREAAEKAKIELSAQTETTINLPYITASSEGPLHLEEKLTRAEFQRITADLLERCKGPFNQVIKDAGVKVSDIAHVVLVGGSTRMPAVSELVKELTGGKEPNKGVNPDEVVAIGAALQAGVLKGEVKDVLLLDVTPLSLGIETKGGIFTKIIERNTTIPTKRSEVFTTAEDNQPSVQIQVYQGEREIAAYNKKLATFELTGIAPAPRGIPQIEVTFDIDANGIVNVSAKDLGTGKEQSMTITGGSALGKDDIERMMREAESYAEDDRQRREDAEVRNNADALAYQTEKFLRENDDKVPADVKTEVNDSLAELKKALEGTDTAVIRDSAEKLATVSQKMGSAIYAQSQAAGAEGAAPGADAGAGATGQQAKADDDVVEAEIVDDEREGGSK, from the coding sequence ATGGCACGTGCGGTAGGTATCGACCTGGGGACGACCAACTCCGTCGTCTCGATTCTCGAGGGCGGCGAGCCCACGGTCATCGCGAACGCGCAGGGCTCGCGGACCACGCCGTCCGTGGTCGCGTTCGCGAAGAACGGAGAGGTCCTCGTCGGCGAGGTGGCCAAGCGGCAGGCGGTGACCAACGTCGACCGCACCATCCGCTCGGTCAAGCGTGAGATGGGCACGAACTGGACCGTCGAGATCGACGGCAAGAAGTTCACGCCCCAGCAGATCAGCGCGTTCGTCCTGCAGAAGCTCAAGCAGGACGCGGAGGCGTACCTGGGCGAGAAGATCACCGATGCGGTGATCACCGTTCCCGCGTACTTCAACGACTCGCAGCGGCAGGCCACCAAGGAGGCCGGCCAGATCGCGGGCCTCAACGTGCTGCGCATCATCAACGAGCCCACCTCCGCGGCCCTGGCCTACGGCCTGGACAAGGAGAAGGACCAGACCATCCTGGTCTTCGACCTCGGCGGCGGCACCTTCGACGTGTCCCTGCTCGACGTCGGCCAGGAGGACGGGCACGGGTTCGTCGAGGTCAAGGCCACCAGCGGCGACAACCACCTCGGCGGCGACGACTGGGACCAGCGCGTCGTCGACGAACTGGTGACGCGCTTCAAGAACGCGCACGGGGTCGACCTGGCCAAGGACAAGATGGCCCTCCAGCGCCTGCGCGAGGCGGCCGAGAAGGCGAAGATCGAGCTGTCGGCCCAGACCGAGACCACGATCAACCTGCCCTACATCACCGCCTCCTCCGAGGGCCCGCTGCACCTGGAGGAGAAGCTGACCCGGGCGGAGTTCCAGCGGATCACCGCCGACCTGCTCGAACGCTGCAAGGGCCCCTTCAACCAGGTCATCAAGGACGCGGGCGTCAAGGTCTCCGACATCGCCCACGTGGTGCTGGTCGGCGGCTCGACCCGAATGCCGGCCGTCTCCGAGCTGGTCAAGGAGCTGACCGGCGGCAAGGAGCCGAACAAGGGCGTGAACCCGGACGAGGTCGTCGCCATCGGCGCCGCGCTCCAGGCCGGTGTCCTCAAGGGCGAGGTCAAGGACGTCCTGCTGCTCGACGTGACCCCGCTGAGCCTCGGCATCGAGACCAAGGGCGGGATCTTCACCAAGATCATCGAGCGGAACACGACGATCCCGACCAAGCGCTCGGAGGTCTTCACCACGGCCGAGGACAACCAGCCGTCGGTGCAGATCCAGGTCTACCAGGGCGAGCGCGAGATCGCGGCCTACAACAAGAAGCTGGCCACCTTCGAGCTGACCGGCATCGCACCGGCCCCGCGCGGCATCCCGCAGATCGAGGTCACCTTCGACATCGACGCCAACGGCATCGTGAACGTGTCCGCGAAGGACCTCGGCACGGGCAAGGAGCAGTCGATGACCATCACCGGCGGCTCCGCCCTGGGCAAGGACGACATCGAGCGCATGATGCGCGAGGCGGAGTCCTACGCCGAGGACGACCGGCAGCGCCGTGAGGACGCCGAGGTCCGCAACAACGCGGACGCGCTGGCCTACCAGACGGAGAAGTTCCTCCGCGAGAACGACGACAAGGTCCCGGCCGACGTGAAGACCGAGGTCAACGACTCTCTCGCCGAGCTCAAGAAGGCGCTGGAGGGCACCGACACGGCCGTCATCCGCGACTCCGCCGAGAAGCTCGCCACCGTCAGCCAGAAGATGGGCTCGGCGATCTACGCTCAGTCCCAGGCGGCCGGAGCCGAGGGCGCCGCGCCCGGCGCGGACGCCGGCGCGGGCGCGACCGGCCAGCAGGCGAAGGCCGACGACGACGTCGTCGAGGCCGAGATCGTCGACGACGAGCGGGAGGGCGGCAGCAAGTGA
- a CDS encoding alpha/beta hydrolase, whose protein sequence is MKKILVALAAAGLGLSGVLAASPAAGAPPGSEHAPPAPAPQWTQCEGLPTGVECTKIEVPLDYRRPKGEKIKIAVSRRKATDTAHYQGAILFNPGGPGGSGLAYPAVMQTRLGPALAAQYDLIGFDPRGVGSSEPALSCDPNFADPVRPDYVPANITEELAWAQRSQKYAQACGRIYGDLLRNMTTADAANDMDQIRRVLGQEQISYVGYSYGTYLGATYATLFPNRVRRLVLDSIVNPSRVWYEANIDQNHAFEGRAKDFFAWIATYDSTYHLGTTGDEVEKAYYAARAKLKDTPAEGRVGPDEFDDTYLAGGYLKSRWPLLANALSRYLTAGEAAPLLAAYGTYGDSSGDDNSFAVYSAVECSDAAWPRDWPRWHRDMWQSYRASPFLSWGNAWFNAQCAFWPVRAAHEQRIDGRLVKNALFFQDTKDAATPYEGGVEMHRRFPNSRLVVMDGGGNHGLTGRGDACVDDAWKAYLTDGTLPASRPGPDLHCAPFADPVPPARAAALNAAPTQIDDWVPGER, encoded by the coding sequence GTGAAGAAGATCCTCGTTGCGCTGGCCGCCGCCGGCCTGGGTCTGAGCGGCGTGCTGGCCGCGTCACCCGCCGCCGGCGCACCCCCCGGTTCCGAGCACGCGCCGCCGGCGCCGGCTCCGCAGTGGACCCAGTGCGAGGGCCTGCCCACGGGTGTCGAGTGCACGAAGATCGAGGTGCCGCTGGACTACCGCCGTCCCAAGGGCGAGAAGATCAAGATCGCGGTCTCCCGGAGGAAGGCGACCGACACGGCCCACTACCAGGGCGCGATCCTGTTCAACCCCGGCGGGCCCGGCGGCAGCGGCCTCGCGTACCCGGCGGTCATGCAGACCCGGCTGGGTCCCGCGCTCGCCGCGCAGTACGACCTGATCGGCTTCGACCCGCGCGGCGTCGGCTCCAGCGAGCCCGCGCTGAGCTGCGACCCGAACTTCGCCGACCCGGTGCGGCCCGACTACGTGCCCGCGAACATCACCGAGGAGCTGGCCTGGGCCCAGCGCTCCCAGAAGTACGCGCAGGCGTGCGGCCGGATCTACGGCGACCTGCTCAGGAACATGACCACGGCCGACGCGGCCAACGACATGGACCAGATCCGCAGGGTCCTCGGCCAGGAGCAGATCAGCTACGTCGGCTACTCCTACGGCACCTACCTCGGCGCGACGTACGCGACGCTGTTCCCGAACCGGGTCCGCCGGCTCGTGCTGGACAGCATCGTCAATCCGTCGCGGGTGTGGTATGAGGCCAACATCGACCAGAACCACGCGTTCGAGGGCCGCGCCAAGGACTTCTTCGCCTGGATCGCGACGTACGACTCGACCTACCACCTCGGCACCACCGGCGACGAGGTGGAGAAGGCGTACTACGCGGCCCGCGCCAAGCTGAAGGACACCCCGGCGGAGGGCCGGGTCGGGCCGGACGAGTTCGACGACACCTACCTCGCGGGCGGCTACCTCAAGAGCCGCTGGCCGCTGCTCGCGAACGCGCTCTCCAGGTATCTGACCGCCGGTGAGGCCGCTCCGCTCCTCGCCGCCTACGGCACGTACGGCGACTCCAGCGGCGACGACAACTCGTTCGCCGTCTACTCCGCCGTCGAGTGCTCCGACGCGGCCTGGCCGCGCGACTGGCCCAGGTGGCACCGCGACATGTGGCAGTCGTACCGCGCCTCGCCCTTCCTGAGCTGGGGCAACGCCTGGTTCAACGCGCAGTGCGCCTTCTGGCCGGTGCGGGCGGCGCACGAGCAGCGCATCGACGGCCGGCTCGTCAAGAACGCGCTGTTCTTCCAGGACACCAAGGACGCCGCCACGCCGTACGAGGGCGGGGTCGAGATGCACCGGCGCTTCCCGAACTCGCGCCTCGTCGTCATGGACGGCGGCGGCAACCACGGCCTGACCGGGCGCGGCGACGCCTGCGTCGACGACGCCTGGAAGGCCTACCTGACCGACGGCACGCTGCCCGCGAGCCGTCCGGGGCCGGACCTGCACTGCGCGCCGTTCGCCGACCCGGTTCCGCCGGCCCGGGCCGCCGCGCTGAACGCGGCGCCCACCCAGATCGACGACTGGGTGCCCGGCGAACGCTGA
- a CDS encoding ABC transporter ATP-binding protein, whose protein sequence is MMNSSGPAVAVRGLRVSRGGAEVLHGLTFEVPRGQVTGLLGPSGCGKTTLMRAVVGVQVVSGGEVTVLGEPAGSAGLRRRIGYSTQSPAVYRDLTVLENLRYFAAVLGAPKDDPERVLTEVGLADAAHQLGATLSGGQLNRAGLAVAMLGRPELLVLDEPTVGLDPVLRQELWALFHRLAGRGATLLVSSHVMDEAARCERLIVLRQGEILADDTPDGLRGRTRTSDLEEAFLRLIAERAAV, encoded by the coding sequence ATGATGAATTCATCCGGCCCCGCGGTGGCCGTACGCGGTCTGCGGGTGTCCAGAGGCGGGGCCGAAGTGCTGCACGGGCTGACCTTCGAAGTGCCGCGCGGGCAGGTCACCGGGCTGCTCGGGCCGAGCGGCTGCGGCAAGACGACGCTGATGCGGGCGGTCGTCGGGGTCCAGGTCGTCTCCGGCGGGGAGGTGACGGTGCTCGGCGAGCCGGCCGGGAGCGCGGGCCTGCGGCGCAGGATCGGCTACTCGACGCAGAGCCCGGCCGTCTACCGCGACCTGACGGTGCTGGAGAACCTCCGCTACTTCGCCGCCGTGCTCGGGGCGCCGAAGGACGACCCCGAGCGGGTGCTGACCGAGGTCGGGCTCGCGGACGCCGCTCACCAACTCGGCGCCACCCTCTCCGGTGGTCAGCTCAACCGGGCCGGGCTCGCGGTGGCCATGCTCGGCCGGCCCGAACTGCTCGTGCTCGACGAGCCGACCGTCGGGCTCGACCCGGTGCTGCGGCAGGAGCTGTGGGCGCTGTTCCACCGCCTCGCCGGGCGCGGCGCGACGCTCCTCGTCTCCAGCCATGTCATGGACGAGGCCGCGCGCTGTGAGCGGCTGATCGTGCTGCGCCAGGGGGAGATCCTCGCCGACGACACCCCCGACGGCCTGCGCGGGCGCACCCGCACGTCCGATCTGGAGGAGGCGTTCCTGCGCCTGATCGCCGAGAGGGCCGCGGTATGA
- a CDS encoding GNAT family N-acetyltransferase has product MLEYARSAGDDAAKALTEEYATVYTEVYAEPPYNSGPLFSAERFLDRTRRQVASDGFELVSAIDRDSGKLAGFCFGLHFPAGRWWAGETTEPPAEVVAAPKVAVIELILRRPYRGHGYGKRLLGELLSGRDEPYAVLTSDPAAPAHAMYERWGWQVAGTVRSAPDAPLMDAMVLEHVSSC; this is encoded by the coding sequence GTGCTTGAGTACGCCCGTTCCGCCGGCGACGACGCCGCCAAGGCCCTGACCGAGGAGTACGCGACGGTCTACACGGAGGTATACGCCGAGCCGCCCTACAACTCGGGGCCGCTGTTCAGCGCGGAGCGGTTCTTGGACCGCACCCGCAGACAGGTCGCCTCCGACGGGTTCGAGCTGGTGTCAGCGATCGATCGGGACTCCGGAAAGCTGGCGGGCTTCTGCTTCGGCCTGCATTTTCCCGCCGGGCGGTGGTGGGCGGGAGAGACCACCGAGCCGCCCGCCGAAGTCGTGGCCGCGCCGAAGGTAGCCGTCATCGAGCTGATCCTGCGGCGCCCCTACCGGGGGCACGGTTACGGGAAGCGGCTCCTCGGCGAGCTCCTGTCCGGCAGAGACGAGCCGTACGCCGTGCTCACCTCCGACCCCGCCGCACCGGCACACGCCATGTACGAGCGGTGGGGGTGGCAGGTCGCGGGAACCGTGCGGTCAGCGCCGGACGCGCCGCTGATGGACGCCATGGTGTTGGAGCACGTGAGCTCCTGTTGA
- the amcB gene encoding cyclophane-forming radical SAM peptide maturase AmcB — translation MDERSEFDRWFGPPATLVLQPTTLCNLDCSYCYLPQRRRLHQMAPATVHAVATSAADLTFGGGTLDVVWHAGEPLTVGTQAFAQMLAPFDALRRDGRVQHFVQTNATLLTPAWCDLLARHQVRVGVSIDGPAALTGRRVDYRGKPATDRILAGISLLRDHGIPFSIIAVVGPESIDRPEEMLDFLAALEPASIGLNIEEMEGTNTAAVPISVEQAERFWRRVLDWSAAPGHLPVLRDIHRLAEYLRLVRGGHRDAWESRRIDPIPTVAWNGDVALISPELAGITAPAYGDFVAGNIHHRSLAEILATAHRLRYVREFMTGLNACRQTCSFWDFCRGGQATGTSRTAPSPAPRRRSAASPGKP, via the coding sequence GTGGACGAACGCTCGGAGTTCGACCGGTGGTTCGGCCCGCCGGCGACGCTCGTCCTCCAGCCGACGACGTTGTGCAACCTGGACTGCTCCTACTGCTACCTGCCGCAGCGGCGGCGCCTCCACCAGATGGCGCCCGCCACCGTTCACGCGGTGGCCACCTCCGCAGCCGACCTGACCTTCGGCGGTGGCACGCTCGACGTGGTGTGGCATGCGGGGGAACCCCTCACCGTCGGAACGCAGGCCTTCGCGCAGATGCTGGCGCCATTCGACGCCCTGCGCCGGGACGGTCGGGTCCAGCACTTCGTGCAGACCAACGCGACCCTGCTCACCCCGGCCTGGTGCGACCTGCTCGCACGCCACCAGGTGCGGGTCGGCGTTAGCATCGACGGCCCTGCCGCTCTGACCGGCCGACGCGTGGACTATCGGGGCAAGCCCGCCACCGACCGGATCCTGGCCGGTATCTCGCTGCTCCGCGACCACGGCATCCCCTTCTCGATTATCGCCGTCGTCGGTCCGGAGAGCATCGACCGCCCCGAGGAGATGTTGGACTTCCTCGCCGCCCTCGAACCCGCCTCCATCGGGCTGAACATCGAGGAGATGGAGGGCACCAACACTGCGGCCGTGCCGATCAGCGTCGAGCAGGCGGAGCGGTTCTGGCGGCGCGTGCTGGACTGGTCGGCTGCGCCCGGCCACCTGCCGGTGCTGCGGGACATCCACCGCCTCGCCGAGTACCTGCGCCTCGTACGCGGCGGGCACCGCGACGCGTGGGAGTCCCGCCGTATCGACCCCATCCCCACCGTCGCCTGGAACGGCGACGTAGCCCTGATATCTCCCGAACTCGCCGGCATCACCGCCCCCGCGTACGGCGACTTCGTCGCTGGGAACATCCACCATCGGTCGCTGGCCGAAATCCTGGCCACCGCGCACCGGCTGCGCTACGTCCGCGAGTTCATGACCGGCCTGAACGCCTGCCGGCAGACCTGCAGCTTCTGGGACTTCTGCCGCGGCGGGCAGGCAACCGGTACTTCGAGAACGGCACCTTCACCAGCACCGAGACGGCGTTCTGCCGCCTCACCCGGCAAGCCCTGA
- the proC gene encoding pyrroline-5-carboxylate reductase: MIAILGTGKMGEALLSGLVRAGLRPDEIVATARRPERAEALRERYGVRVAGNAEAAKLAETLILAVKPQDMGALLAEIAPHVPADRLVISVAAGITTAFVEARLGDGVAVVRVMSNTPVLVDEAMSVISAGAHASEEHLRRTEALLSPVGKVLRIPEAQQDAATALSGSGPAYFFYLVEAMVDAGILLGMPRAAALDMVTQSIVGAAIMLRDSGEHPVILREAVTSPGGTTIAAIAELERHKVRAAFLDAIEAACERSRRLASG, translated from the coding sequence ATGATCGCGATTCTCGGGACCGGAAAGATGGGCGAGGCCCTGCTCTCCGGGCTGGTGCGCGCCGGTCTGCGGCCGGACGAGATCGTGGCGACGGCCCGCAGGCCCGAGCGGGCCGAGGCGCTGCGCGAGCGGTACGGCGTGCGGGTGGCGGGCAACGCCGAGGCCGCCAAGCTGGCCGAGACGCTCATCCTCGCCGTCAAGCCGCAGGACATGGGCGCGCTGCTGGCCGAGATCGCCCCGCACGTGCCCGCCGACCGGCTGGTGATTTCCGTCGCCGCCGGCATCACGACCGCCTTCGTGGAGGCCAGGCTCGGGGACGGCGTGGCGGTCGTCCGCGTCATGTCGAACACGCCCGTCCTGGTCGACGAGGCGATGAGCGTCATCTCGGCCGGGGCGCACGCCTCGGAGGAGCACCTCAGGCGCACCGAGGCGCTGCTCAGCCCGGTGGGCAAGGTGCTGCGGATCCCGGAGGCGCAGCAGGACGCCGCCACCGCGCTGTCCGGCAGCGGCCCGGCCTACTTCTTCTACCTCGTCGAGGCGATGGTCGACGCCGGGATCCTGCTGGGCATGCCGCGCGCCGCCGCCCTCGACATGGTCACCCAGTCGATCGTCGGTGCCGCGATCATGCTGCGCGACTCGGGGGAGCACCCGGTGATCCTGCGCGAGGCCGTGACCTCGCCCGGAGGCACCACGATCGCCGCCATCGCCGAGCTGGAACGGCACAAGGTCAGGGCCGCGTTCCTCGACGCGATCGAGGCCGCCTGCGAGCGCAGCCGCCGCCTCGCCTCCGGCTGA
- a CDS encoding ABC transporter permease gives MSLVITLATARRILTQLRHDRRTVALMVLVPTLVMILLFYVIDDERTFGRFAPVLLCVFPFLVMFLVTSIATLRERTSGTLERLMAMPLGRLDLLLGYGLAFGLAACAQVALALAVSLTWLGLDVPGPLWPLVLVALLDALLGTALGLLCSAFARTEFQAVQLMPVVMIPQLLLGGIIVPRGRMTPVLEWVSDVLPMSYAIEAMAHAAADPAPGGEFWRDVALVAGSAVLALLLGAATLRRRTP, from the coding sequence ATGAGCCTCGTGATCACTCTCGCCACCGCGCGCCGCATCCTGACCCAGCTCCGCCACGACAGGCGCACCGTCGCGCTTATGGTGCTCGTGCCGACGCTGGTGATGATCCTGCTCTTCTACGTGATCGACGACGAACGGACGTTCGGCCGGTTCGCTCCGGTCCTGCTGTGCGTGTTCCCGTTCCTGGTGATGTTCCTCGTCACCTCGATCGCCACCCTGCGCGAGCGTACGTCGGGGACGCTGGAGCGGCTCATGGCGATGCCGCTCGGGCGGCTCGACCTCCTGCTCGGGTACGGCCTCGCCTTCGGCCTCGCGGCCTGCGCGCAGGTGGCGCTGGCGCTGGCGGTCTCCCTCACCTGGCTCGGCCTGGACGTCCCCGGCCCGCTGTGGCCGCTGGTGCTCGTCGCGCTGCTCGACGCCCTGCTCGGCACCGCGCTCGGCCTGCTGTGCAGCGCGTTCGCCCGTACGGAGTTCCAGGCCGTGCAGCTGATGCCGGTCGTCATGATCCCCCAGCTCCTGCTCGGGGGGATCATCGTGCCGCGCGGCCGGATGACGCCGGTGCTCGAATGGGTCTCCGACGTCCTGCCCATGTCGTACGCGATCGAGGCCATGGCGCACGCCGCCGCGGATCCGGCCCCGGGCGGCGAGTTCTGGCGCGACGTGGCCCTGGTGGCCGGGTCGGCCGTGCTCGCGCTTCTCCTCGGCGCCGCGACGCTGCGCCGCCGTACGCCGTGA
- the amcA gene encoding multiple cyclophane-containing RiPP AmcA — protein MTPLQRLTSTTAPLVDDLVGRYDGQATRGTHAAHDNRASWDNQGGTFDNRASWDNWSK, from the coding sequence ATGACCCCTCTCCAGCGTCTGACCAGCACGACCGCGCCCCTCGTCGATGACCTGGTCGGCCGCTACGACGGCCAGGCCACGCGCGGGACGCACGCCGCGCACGACAACCGCGCGTCCTGGGACAACCAGGGCGGTACGTTCGACAACCGCGCCTCCTGGGACAACTGGAGCAAGTGA
- a CDS encoding helix-turn-helix transcriptional regulator: MASTGRPADPVDPHESPWHLLGAELRNWRRFRGYETLESLANVLHMDASILGKYEKAKRAPSAEVVRRLDDQLKAGGVLTALHAMVMARKPAGDSSQGAAPPHADDMDLSRRRLLASIAAVGVAGALPLDAVEQTRHAMSASMGGDQLADWEETVWEYGHTVLRQPPAALLTDLTLDAHALQQAIVRRPPGDERGWARVNAAMAFLMARTLGFCGQPREARHWWQTARRAADLAGSVDLQAAARGFDATQALYAGRPDVVVLQRTDDALHVSAGRACAGAAEALAMRAQAAAVAGRSEIALRELEALERLVDQLPGAVIGDTETAFGWPVTRLLHTRSYVLSRVGDLHAASAASDEALAAYPAWEVRHISQVEMHRAVTAVRDGDITHGIGHARAVLERLPEHDWTMFVRVAAADVARAVPLGEANRPPVAAYRQLLALPSAPAQ, from the coding sequence ATGGCCTCTACTGGACGGCCCGCCGATCCGGTCGACCCGCACGAGTCGCCGTGGCATCTGCTCGGCGCGGAGCTGCGCAACTGGCGCAGGTTCCGGGGCTACGAAACCTTGGAGAGCCTGGCGAACGTGCTCCACATGGACGCCTCGATCCTCGGCAAGTACGAGAAGGCCAAGAGGGCACCATCAGCCGAAGTGGTGCGCCGCCTCGACGACCAGCTCAAGGCGGGCGGCGTCCTGACCGCGCTGCACGCCATGGTGATGGCCAGAAAGCCCGCTGGAGACTCGTCACAAGGCGCCGCCCCGCCGCATGCTGACGACATGGACCTCTCTCGCCGCCGCCTACTCGCCTCTATCGCCGCGGTGGGCGTCGCAGGCGCACTCCCGCTGGACGCCGTCGAGCAGACCCGCCACGCGATGTCGGCGAGCATGGGCGGTGACCAGCTCGCCGACTGGGAGGAGACGGTCTGGGAGTATGGCCATACCGTGCTCCGGCAGCCCCCGGCGGCGTTACTGACCGACCTGACGCTGGATGCGCACGCTCTCCAGCAGGCCATCGTGCGCCGCCCGCCGGGCGATGAGCGTGGGTGGGCGCGGGTCAATGCCGCCATGGCCTTCCTCATGGCCCGCACCCTCGGGTTCTGCGGACAACCGAGGGAGGCGCGCCACTGGTGGCAGACCGCACGGCGCGCAGCGGACCTCGCCGGAAGCGTAGACCTGCAGGCCGCCGCCCGCGGCTTCGACGCGACGCAGGCCCTGTATGCGGGACGGCCTGACGTCGTAGTCCTGCAACGCACTGACGACGCCCTCCACGTGTCAGCGGGGCGCGCTTGCGCCGGCGCGGCCGAGGCGCTCGCGATGCGCGCCCAGGCCGCCGCCGTCGCCGGCCGGAGCGAGATCGCTCTGCGGGAACTCGAAGCGCTGGAACGCCTGGTCGACCAACTGCCGGGAGCGGTCATCGGTGACACCGAGACGGCGTTCGGCTGGCCTGTCACACGGCTGCTGCACACTCGTTCGTACGTGCTGTCCCGGGTCGGCGATCTTCACGCCGCCTCGGCGGCCAGCGACGAGGCTCTGGCCGCCTATCCCGCCTGGGAGGTCCGGCACATCAGCCAGGTGGAGATGCACCGCGCGGTAACCGCGGTCCGCGACGGCGACATCACCCACGGCATCGGCCACGCCCGCGCGGTTCTGGAACGCCTCCCCGAGCACGATTGGACGATGTTCGTCCGGGTCGCCGCGGCCGACGTCGCGCGCGCCGTCCCTCTCGGCGAAGCCAACCGGCCCCCGGTGGCCGCCTACCGGCAACTGCTCGCGCTCCCCTCCGCCCCCGCGCAGTAA
- a CDS encoding pentapeptide repeat-containing protein, protein MDTISTVRGTHITLPCLEVGDLTEVGSLDGDKVIEFSYGPARLRELWLAGTHLIDGRVTGLTTQRATWRGTRLHAVEFSGCDLSGLDWSGSTLTRVVFIDCKLMGAALDGLVLEDVLFERCRLDYATLIRLRTSGPVIVSGCSLREATVTACDLTRAAFTGCDLHQTTFDGGTYRGCDLRGNDLSGVRGATSLTKVTIDRSQMPGLAQAVAAELGVVFGEDLNES, encoded by the coding sequence ATGGACACCATCTCGACCGTGCGCGGCACCCACATCACGCTCCCGTGCCTGGAGGTCGGCGACCTGACCGAGGTCGGCTCGCTGGACGGCGACAAGGTCATCGAGTTCAGCTACGGTCCCGCGCGCCTGCGGGAGCTGTGGCTGGCGGGGACGCATCTGATCGACGGCCGCGTCACCGGCCTGACCACGCAGCGCGCCACGTGGCGCGGAACACGGTTGCACGCCGTGGAGTTCTCCGGCTGCGACCTGTCCGGCCTGGACTGGTCCGGCAGCACGCTCACCCGAGTCGTGTTCATCGACTGCAAGCTCATGGGCGCCGCCCTGGACGGCCTGGTCCTGGAGGATGTGCTCTTCGAGCGGTGCCGCCTGGACTACGCCACCCTCATCCGCCTGCGCACGTCCGGGCCGGTAATCGTCTCGGGTTGCTCGTTGCGGGAGGCGACCGTCACCGCCTGCGACCTGACCCGTGCGGCGTTCACCGGGTGCGACCTGCACCAGACCACGTTCGACGGCGGCACCTACCGCGGCTGCGACCTGCGCGGCAACGACCTGTCCGGCGTCCGCGGCGCCACCTCGCTCACGAAGGTCACCATCGACCGGTCCCAGATGCCCGGCCTCGCGCAGGCGGTCGCAGCCGAGCTGGGCGTGGTCTTCGGCGAGGACCTCAACGAATCCTGA
- the grpE gene encoding nucleotide exchange factor GrpE produces the protein MIRDNRKIDPETGRAREATTADDGVAQAESASVAEEPEVAAAEGSAADLLAERTGDLQRLQAEFSNYRKRVDRDRITVKEQAVASVLAELLPVLDDIGRARDHGELTGGFAKVSESLETAVGKLGLTAYGTKGDPFDPTVHEALLHSYSAEVTEPTCVEILQPGYRINDRILRPARVSVAEPSEEEAPRDAADDSGAADGSDEN, from the coding sequence GTGATCCGCGACAATCGCAAGATCGACCCGGAGACCGGCAGGGCCCGCGAGGCCACCACGGCGGACGACGGCGTGGCGCAGGCGGAGTCCGCCTCCGTCGCCGAGGAGCCGGAGGTCGCGGCGGCCGAGGGGTCCGCGGCGGACCTGCTCGCGGAGCGCACCGGCGATCTCCAGCGACTGCAGGCGGAGTTCAGCAACTACCGCAAGCGGGTCGACCGCGACCGGATCACCGTCAAGGAGCAGGCCGTCGCGAGCGTGCTCGCCGAGTTGCTGCCGGTGCTCGACGACATCGGCCGCGCCCGCGACCACGGTGAGCTCACCGGCGGCTTCGCGAAGGTGAGCGAGTCGCTGGAGACGGCCGTCGGCAAGCTGGGCCTGACCGCGTACGGCACGAAGGGCGACCCCTTCGACCCGACCGTGCACGAGGCCCTGCTGCACAGCTACTCGGCGGAGGTGACCGAGCCGACGTGCGTCGAGATCCTCCAGCCGGGCTACCGGATCAACGACCGGATCCTGCGCCCGGCCCGGGTGTCCGTCGCCGAGCCGAGCGAGGAGGAGGCGCCGCGCGACGCGGCGGACGACTCCGGCGCCGCCGATGGATCCGACGAGAACTGA